TCAATGACCTCCAGGGGTATTTTATCCATAAAGCCTTTCATCACAAGAATGAAAAATGGACTGAGCAGATAAGGAACAATCAATGCCCCTATTGTGTCTTTCAGATGCAAGTACTGAGTAACCATAATATAGAACGGAACGAGTCCGCCGCTAAATAATGTTGTAAAGAATACGAAAAAAGTCATTATTTTACGGTACCGATAATCTTTCCTTGAAATCGTGTAGGCGGTCAAACTTGTAAGAAACAAGCCTACAACCGTCCCGATCACCGTTACTAGAATCGTAATGCCATATGCATTAAGCAAAACACCAGGCGAATCAAAAATCAAGGAATACGCGGCAAGACTGAACTTTTCCGGAATCAATTGGTATCCGCTTTGCAATAGTGTCTTTTCATCCGTGAATGAAATGGATATAACCAGAAGCAACGGGATGATAAACAGGATGGATAGCAAACAGAAGAAAAGATTAATGATCCGGGAGCTCCATCTGGATTGTTTGCTTTCGAAAAAACTTTTTGCAGCTTTCTTATTGATTGCGACTTGTGAAGTCGGCATCATACATTCCCTCCTTACCAAAGTGCGTTATCTTCGTTTATCTTTTTAACAATCCAGTTCGCTAACAAGACCAGAACAAATCCGACGACGGACTGGTAAAATCCTATCGCAGTAGACATTCCAATATCCCCGACAACCCGAAGTGAGC
The window above is part of the Paenibacillus sp. FSL K6-0276 genome. Proteins encoded here:
- a CDS encoding carbohydrate ABC transporter permease gives rise to the protein MPTSQVAINKKAAKSFFESKQSRWSSRIINLFFCLLSILFIIPLLLVISISFTDEKTLLQSGYQLIPEKFSLAAYSLIFDSPGVLLNAYGITILVTVIGTVVGLFLTSLTAYTISRKDYRYRKIMTFFVFFTTLFSGGLVPFYIMVTQYLHLKDTIGALIVPYLLSPFFILVMKGFMDKIPLEVIESAKMDGASEWRIFFTMVIPLSLPAMVTIGLFISFQYWNDWWLGLLFIDNQNLIPLQLMLYRVMSTIEYLSNNLSSVNVSIDMTQFPSLSTRMAMAVLAAGPMMLVFPFFQKYFISGLTVGSVKG